A stretch of the Papaver somniferum cultivar HN1 chromosome 6, ASM357369v1, whole genome shotgun sequence genome encodes the following:
- the LOC113286272 gene encoding uncharacterized protein LOC113286272 isoform X1, whose protein sequence is MEDYMRKLALWHTKTFKPIMTHDELEPIMAKLGFVGLSVHSSASSSPVATSISVSPSSSYNNISWKEYYFTAGGSRNPWVTEPLPRPKLPYPRIDGLHHKTYGAFCDAVAFYIGKSNLADHFHVRGMPLHRVHDRPFDKKFRLISDDEVFYVYREGTLDPATAATTILPSACNSKINNNNNIGNSNSSAMDHRLVLLKDINHNIKGISSHTIVS, encoded by the exons atggaagattatatgagGAAACTAGCACTATGGCATACTAAAACATTCAAACCCATTATGACCCACGACGAATTAGAACCAATCATGGCTAAGTTGGGTTTTGTAGGTCTTTCTGTGCATAGCTCGGCATCATCGTCACCGGTAGCTACTTCAATTTctgtttctccttcttcttcgtaTAATAATATTAGTTGGAAAGAATATTACTTTACAGCAGGAGGGAGTAGAAATCCATGGGTAACAGAGCCATTACCTCGTCCTAAATTACCATATCCAAGAATTGATGGTCTTCATCATAAAACATATGGGGCATTTTGTGATGCAGTTGCTTTTTACATCGGAAAATCTAATCTCGCCGATCATTTCCATGTCAg GGGGATGCCACTGCATCGAGTTCATGACCGGCCTTTTGATAAGAAATTTCGGTTGATAAGTGATGACGAAGTATTCTATGTTTACAGAGAAGGGACTTTGGATCCAGCAACAGCAGCGACAACTATACTCCCATCTGCTTGCAACTCCAagataaacaacaacaacaacataggAAATAGTAATAGTAGTGCAATGGATCATCGTCTTGTTTTATTAAAGGATATCAATCATAATATTAAAGGTATCTCATCTCATACTATTGTTTCATAG
- the LOC113286272 gene encoding uncharacterized protein LOC113286272 isoform X2 encodes MEDYMRKLALWHTKTFKPIMTHDELEPIMAKLGFVGLSVHSSASSSPVATSISVSPSSSYNNISWKEYYFTAGGSRNPWVTEPLPRPKLPYPRIDGLHHKTYGAFCDAVAFYIGKSNLADHFHVREGTLDPATAATTILPSACNSKINNNNNIGNSNSSAMDHRLVLLKDINHNIKGISSHTIVS; translated from the exons atggaagattatatgagGAAACTAGCACTATGGCATACTAAAACATTCAAACCCATTATGACCCACGACGAATTAGAACCAATCATGGCTAAGTTGGGTTTTGTAGGTCTTTCTGTGCATAGCTCGGCATCATCGTCACCGGTAGCTACTTCAATTTctgtttctccttcttcttcgtaTAATAATATTAGTTGGAAAGAATATTACTTTACAGCAGGAGGGAGTAGAAATCCATGGGTAACAGAGCCATTACCTCGTCCTAAATTACCATATCCAAGAATTGATGGTCTTCATCATAAAACATATGGGGCATTTTGTGATGCAGTTGCTTTTTACATCGGAAAATCTAATCTCGCCGATCATTTCCATGTCAg AGAAGGGACTTTGGATCCAGCAACAGCAGCGACAACTATACTCCCATCTGCTTGCAACTCCAagataaacaacaacaacaacataggAAATAGTAATAGTAGTGCAATGGATCATCGTCTTGTTTTATTAAAGGATATCAATCATAATATTAAAGGTATCTCATCTCATACTATTGTTTCATAG
- the LOC113289665 gene encoding short-chain dehydrogenase/reductase family 42E member 1-like, whose protein sequence is MHLSENEGIEGSIFLVTGGLGFVGSALCSELIRRGAREVRTLDLRSSSPWSAHLNEIGVKSIQGDVSKNKDVAKALRRVDCVFHLASYGMSGKEMIQAGRVDEVNINGTCHVLDACFEFGVKRLVYASTYNVVFGGQEIVNGNEALPYFPMDDHVDPYGRSKSVAEQLVLKSNGRTSKKNGTRLYTCVIRPAAIYGPGEERHFPRIVSLAKLGLLAFQVGGPTVKSDWVYVDNLVLALILASMGLLDNIPGREGTPVAAGQPYFICDGSPVNTFEFIRPLLRSLDYDVPKATLDISHALLLGRIFWVIYTILYPWLNRSWLPQPFVLPSEAHKVGVTHYFSPLKAKNELGYVPMVSPQEGMSATISYWQERKRRSLDGPTIHAWCFCVIGMFAVFVLAYLPILGPVKPLSPRSMSPLQILFVASVAAHVGEAIYAWFLAKKVDPANAKGWFWQTFVLGFFSLRFLLKRARKE, encoded by the exons ATGCATTTGAGCGAGAATGAGGGTATTGAGGGAAGTATATTTCTGGTCACTGGTGGACTTGGTTTTGTTGGTTCAGCTCTTTGTTCTGAACTCATACGTAGAGGTGCAAGGGAAGTTCGAACTTTAGATCTTCGTTCTTCATCTCCTTGGTCTGCTCATCTTAATGAGATTGGTGTTAAGTCCATTCAAG GGGATGTCAGCAAAAACAAAGATGTTGCAAAGGCTTTGCGTCGGGTGGACTGTGTTTTCCACCTTGCTTCTTATGGGATGTCTGGCAAGGAAATGATTCAGGCTGGACGTGTTGACGAAGTTAATATAAATGGAACATGCCATGTTTTGGATGCTTGTTTCGAGTTTGGAGTGAAGAGGCTAGTTTATGCGAGTACTTACAATGTTGTGTTCGGAGGGCAGGAGATTGTAAATGGCAATGAAGCCTTGCCTTATTTTCCCATGGACGATCATGTTGATCCATACGGCCGTAGTAAATCTGTTGCTGAACAGTTGGTTCTCAAGAGCAATGGCCGTACCTCCAA GAAGAATGGAACTCGTCTCTATACTTGCGTGATTCGTCCTGCTGCAATCTATGGACCGGGTGAAGAAAGGCATTTTCCTAGGATAGTCTCACTTGCAAAGCTTGGTCTGCTGGCATTCCAAGTTGGTGGTCCAACCGTGAAGTCAGATTGGGTATATGTGGATAATCTCGTGCTTGCTCTAATATTGGCAAGCATGGGACTCTTGGATAATATTCCCGGGAGAGAAGGAACTCCTGTTGCAGCTGGACAGCCTTACTTCATCTGTGATG gaTCACCTGTCAATACATTTGAGTTTATCCGCCCACTGCTCAGAAGTCTGGACTATGACGTGCCAAAGGCTACATTGGACATCTCCCATGCACTCCTCTTGGGACGAATTTTCTGGGTAATTTATACAATTTTATATCCATGGTTGAATCGGTCATGGCTGCCTCAACCATTTGTTCTCCCCTCCGAAGCACATAAG GTTGGAGTTACTCATTACTTTTCTCCCCTAAAAGCAAAGAATGAGCTAGGATATGTCCCCATGGTGAGTCCCCAAGAGGGCATGTCTGCGACCATCTCGTACTGGCAGGAGCGGAAGAGGAGATCTTTGGATGGGCCCACCATACATGCATGGTGTTTCTGTGTGATTGGAATGTTTGCTGTATTTGTTCTCGCCTATTTACCAATCTTAGGACCCGTAAAGCCACTTTCTCCCCGATCGATGTCCCCTTTACAGATACTTTTCGTCGCTTCAGTAGCTGCACATGTGGGTGAGGCTATATATGCTTGGTTTCTGGCAAAAAAAGTGGATCCTGCAAATGCTAAAGGATGGTTTTGGCAGACATTTGTTCTCGGGTTCTTCTCTCTGCGTTTCCTGTTGAAGAGAGCAAGAAAGGAGTGA